One window of the Streptomyces sp. NBC_00654 genome contains the following:
- a CDS encoding ATP-grasp domain-containing protein, with translation MTPPTPITPPTLPTPITLPTLVLVESNTSGTGRLFARRARELGARPLLLAEDPGRYAYARDDGLDVVRADTSTPAAVLAALAALPGGPPAGLTTSSDYFVPVAAAAAAALGLPGPDPEAVARCRHKGRQRAALAAGGVPVAAHSLVTSVEAALDAAGRTGFPVVLKPADGSGSTGVRLCTTREETAAHAARLLARTHNERGMPTAPGFLVEEYVDGPEFSVEVFAHTPVTVVAKHLGAAPHFVETGHDVPAPLPPARAGLLAETAVLAVKALGLGFGAAHAELRLGPAGPVLIEVNPRLAGGMIPELIRSALSVDLVRAQVAAALGRHEEPEPSTALHSSLRFLAVDTPSYLAGPPDGPPSGSPDGPPDGPPDGPPDGAAPYGTEARHVTEQTLTGRRGELLVPHHDHRDRVGHVIATAPAAEDAARAADTGLARLRTALRPAEEATR, from the coding sequence ATGACCCCACCGACCCCGATCACCCCACCGACCCTGCCGACCCCGATCACCCTGCCGACCCTGGTCCTGGTCGAGTCCAACACCTCCGGCACCGGGCGGCTGTTCGCCCGGCGCGCGCGGGAGCTCGGCGCCCGGCCCCTCCTGCTGGCGGAGGACCCCGGCCGCTACGCCTACGCCCGCGACGACGGCCTCGACGTGGTCCGCGCGGACACCTCGACGCCCGCCGCCGTACTCGCCGCGCTCGCCGCGCTGCCCGGCGGCCCGCCCGCCGGCCTGACCACCAGCTCCGACTACTTCGTCCCGGTCGCCGCCGCCGCGGCCGCCGCGCTCGGCCTGCCGGGACCGGACCCGGAGGCCGTCGCCCGCTGCCGCCACAAGGGCAGGCAGCGCGCCGCGCTCGCCGCGGGCGGGGTCCCGGTGGCCGCCCACAGCCTGGTCACCTCCGTCGAGGCGGCCCTCGACGCCGCCGGCCGGACCGGCTTCCCCGTCGTCCTCAAACCCGCCGACGGCTCCGGCAGCACGGGCGTACGGCTGTGCACGACCCGGGAGGAGACGGCCGCGCACGCCGCACGCCTGCTCGCCCGCACCCACAACGAACGCGGGATGCCGACCGCGCCCGGATTCCTCGTGGAGGAGTACGTCGACGGGCCGGAGTTCTCCGTGGAGGTGTTCGCCCACACCCCGGTCACCGTGGTCGCCAAACACCTCGGCGCCGCCCCGCACTTCGTGGAGACCGGACACGACGTGCCCGCACCGCTGCCCCCGGCACGGGCCGGACTGCTGGCCGAAACCGCCGTGCTGGCGGTCAAGGCACTCGGCCTCGGCTTCGGCGCGGCCCATGCCGAACTGCGCCTCGGCCCGGCCGGCCCCGTCCTGATCGAGGTCAACCCCCGCCTCGCCGGGGGCATGATCCCCGAACTGATCCGCTCCGCACTCTCCGTCGACCTCGTCCGCGCCCAGGTGGCCGCGGCACTGGGCCGCCACGAGGAACCGGAACCGTCCACCGCCCTGCACTCCTCGCTGCGCTTCCTGGCCGTCGACACCCCGTCGTACCTGGCCGGACCACCTGACGGGCCGCCGTCCGGATCGCCGGACGGACCGCCGGACGGACCGCCGGACGGACCGCCGGACGGCGCGGCACCGTACGGCACCGAGGCGCGCCACGTCACCGAACAGACCCTCACCGGACGGCGCGGCGAACTGCTCGTCCCGCACCACGACCACCGCGACCGGGTCGGACACGTCATCGCCACCGCCCCGGCCGCCGAGGACGCGGCGCGCGCCGCCGACACCGGACTGGCCCGGCTGCGCACAGCACTGCGGCCCGCCGAGGAGGCGACCCGATGA
- a CDS encoding argininosuccinate lyase — MTARAATGRLTSAVAPAAAEILFERHLRTPDDPVAAELRPTSDVDRAHVVMLTEQGVVERETAARLLAGIDALRADDFAPLRHRPAPRGRYLAYEGCLVETLGERTGGVLHSGRSRNDLNATVLRLQLRRPYDRLLTETDALGRALTGQGHRWHTTVMPSYTHHQPAVPTTYGHYLAGVAAALVRDLDQLEHAGREIDENPLGAGAAGGTTLPVDPRRTTELLGFTEPLANSLHAVASRDLVLRLLSACSVLGVLLIRTAHDLQSWTSAENPLLRLPDDLVGSSSMMPQKRNPFLLENIQGKAAAALGALTAATTAMSTARYTNAIAVGTEAVGQLWPALEATTDAVLLLRLIVEGAEPDGDLMLRRATEGHTAATALAERLVVAGVPFRTAHHEVGDISRAAVTTGRPFEEVAAERLTGRPPQVLAALDPASIVAAATAGGGPGAASVLAALRDTTARLDLLHAAAEARRERWAAAEEALADAVSALTHEA; from the coding sequence ATGACCGCCCGCGCCGCCACGGGCCGGCTGACGTCCGCCGTCGCCCCCGCCGCCGCCGAGATCCTCTTCGAGCGGCATCTGCGTACCCCCGACGACCCGGTCGCCGCCGAACTCCGGCCCACCAGCGACGTCGACCGCGCCCATGTCGTCATGCTCACCGAACAGGGCGTCGTGGAACGGGAGACGGCCGCCCGGCTGCTCGCCGGCATCGACGCGCTGCGCGCCGACGACTTCGCACCCCTGCGCCACCGACCCGCCCCCCGGGGCCGCTACCTCGCCTACGAGGGCTGTCTCGTGGAGACGCTGGGCGAGCGGACGGGCGGAGTGCTGCACAGCGGCAGGTCGCGCAACGACCTCAACGCCACCGTCCTCAGGCTCCAGCTGCGACGGCCCTACGACCGCCTCCTCACCGAGACGGACGCCCTGGGCCGTGCGCTCACCGGCCAGGGCCATCGGTGGCACACCACCGTGATGCCCTCCTACACCCACCACCAGCCGGCGGTTCCCACCACCTACGGTCACTATCTCGCCGGTGTGGCCGCCGCCCTCGTACGCGATCTCGACCAGCTCGAACACGCCGGCCGGGAGATCGACGAGAACCCCCTCGGCGCGGGTGCCGCGGGCGGCACCACCCTGCCCGTCGACCCGCGCCGCACCACCGAACTCCTCGGCTTCACCGAGCCTCTGGCCAACTCCCTGCACGCCGTCGCGTCCCGGGACCTCGTGCTCCGGCTGCTGTCCGCCTGCTCCGTCCTCGGTGTGCTCCTCATCCGTACCGCACACGACCTCCAGTCGTGGACCAGTGCGGAGAACCCGCTGCTGCGGCTGCCGGACGACCTCGTCGGCAGCAGCTCGATGATGCCGCAGAAGCGCAACCCGTTCCTCCTGGAGAACATCCAGGGCAAGGCCGCGGCGGCCCTCGGCGCCCTCACCGCCGCGACCACCGCCATGTCCACCGCCCGCTACACCAACGCGATCGCCGTCGGCACCGAGGCCGTCGGCCAGCTGTGGCCCGCGCTGGAGGCCACCACGGACGCCGTCCTGCTGCTGCGGCTGATCGTCGAGGGAGCGGAGCCCGACGGCGACCTGATGCTGCGGCGGGCCACCGAGGGACACACCGCCGCCACCGCCCTCGCCGAACGCCTGGTCGTCGCGGGTGTGCCCTTCCGCACCGCCCACCACGAGGTCGGCGACATCAGCCGGGCGGCCGTCACCACCGGGCGGCCCTTCGAGGAGGTCGCCGCCGAACGCCTGACGGGCCGTCCGCCCCAGGTGCTCGCCGCCCTGGACCCCGCCTCGATCGTCGCCGCCGCCACGGCCGGCGGGGGACCCGGAGCGGCATCCGTGCTCGCCGCCCTCCGGGACACCACCGCCCGCCTCGACCTCCTGCACGCCGCCGCGGAGGCCCGCCGGGAACGCTGGGCGGCCGCCGAGGAAGCCCTGGCGGACGCCGTGTCCGCCCTGACCCATGAAGCGTGA
- the ltaE gene encoding low-specificity L-threonine aldolase, which yields MKREDHTPMNPVVELRSDTFTLPTPRMLEAASRARLGDDVYGEDPTVTELEELSAELLGKPAACFMPSGTMANLAALLTHSPRGGKAVVGAESDIYVYEAGGASVVGGIVYEPVSAAADGTLPLDVVAEACEVDADDPQFALPAVLSLETPHNRRGGIPLPLDYLGRAAALARTHGIALHLDGARIFNAAIALGVPAADIAAHADTVQFCLSKGLSAPVGSMLAGDGASIATARRYRKMLGGGMRQAGLVAACGIVALTEMAERLADDHAHAARLAAGLAGIDGLRLDPEPPRTNMVFFAVDPDRTPHTTATLLADAAARGVRLAELGRDRIRAVTHSGVTADDVDRAVEVLADVLAAAPAAAPAAAPAAQGAAR from the coding sequence ATGAAGCGTGAGGACCACACCCCGATGAACCCTGTCGTCGAACTGCGCAGCGACACCTTCACCCTGCCCACCCCCCGCATGCTGGAGGCGGCGAGCCGGGCCCGCCTCGGCGACGACGTCTACGGCGAGGACCCGACCGTCACCGAACTGGAGGAGCTCTCCGCCGAACTGCTCGGCAAGCCCGCCGCCTGCTTCATGCCGAGCGGCACGATGGCCAACCTCGCGGCACTGCTCACCCACAGCCCGCGCGGCGGCAAGGCCGTCGTCGGCGCCGAATCCGACATCTACGTGTACGAGGCCGGCGGTGCCTCGGTGGTCGGCGGCATCGTCTACGAGCCCGTCTCCGCCGCCGCCGACGGAACCCTGCCGCTGGACGTCGTCGCCGAGGCCTGCGAGGTCGACGCCGACGACCCGCAGTTCGCGCTGCCCGCCGTCCTCAGCCTGGAGACCCCGCACAACCGGCGGGGCGGTATCCCCCTGCCCCTCGACTACCTCGGCCGCGCCGCCGCCCTCGCCCGTACGCACGGCATCGCCCTGCACCTCGACGGCGCCCGGATCTTCAACGCGGCGATCGCGCTGGGAGTACCGGCCGCCGACATCGCCGCGCACGCGGACACCGTGCAGTTCTGCCTGTCCAAGGGGCTGTCCGCACCCGTCGGATCGATGCTGGCCGGCGACGGGGCCTCGATCGCCACCGCCCGCCGCTACCGCAAGATGCTGGGCGGCGGCATGCGGCAGGCCGGCCTCGTCGCGGCCTGCGGCATCGTGGCCCTGACCGAGATGGCCGAGCGGCTCGCCGACGACCACGCCCACGCCGCCCGCCTGGCGGCCGGACTCGCCGGCATCGACGGTCTGCGGCTGGACCCCGAACCGCCGCGCACCAACATGGTGTTCTTCGCCGTGGACCCCGACCGCACCCCGCACACCACCGCGACCCTCCTCGCGGACGCGGCGGCCCGGGGCGTACGCCTCGCGGAACTGGGCCGCGACCGTATCCGCGCCGTCACCCACTCCGGCGTCACCGCCGACGACGTCGACCGCGCCGTCGAGGTGCTCGCGGACGTCCTGGCCGCCGCGCCGGCCGCGGCGCCCGCCGCCGCGCCCGCCGCACAGGGCGCCGCGCGGTGA
- a CDS encoding MFS transporter encodes MSVPAPAAESRAAGLGSHRAFRVFWGADTVSQFGTYVGNTVLPLVAATTLAATPMEMGLLGAAETAGYLLIGLPAGVWVARARQRRLMRRANFARAALMCTIPLAWWCGVLSVSQLVVVALLCGVCAVLFDVAYQSHLPVLVDRDRLLEGNAKLQSSQSLAQITGPGIGGTLVQLAGPALPVAGSALGQLVAALLLGRVREPDPAAPAPAGGPPLLAEIREGLRFTARVRTLRAITACTATTNLFSGVLGAVQVFFLTHTLGLSDAAVGATLSVVGVGGVLGALTAHRVVLRVGQARAVWLIPLTTFPWLLLVPLAGPHLMLAPALAGLFVTGYGYVVYNVAQVSYRQAACREDMLARVNATVRFMGFGALTAGALAGGALGGLLGIRATLWIAAVGTCLSAVWVLCSPLRGMRDFTPPDATPDDATPPDATPDDTVPDPGRR; translated from the coding sequence GTGAGTGTGCCGGCCCCGGCCGCCGAGTCCCGCGCGGCCGGCCTGGGCTCCCACCGGGCGTTCCGGGTGTTCTGGGGGGCGGACACGGTCAGCCAGTTCGGCACGTACGTCGGAAACACCGTCCTCCCCCTGGTGGCCGCCACGACCCTGGCGGCCACCCCGATGGAGATGGGGCTCCTCGGCGCCGCCGAGACCGCGGGCTACCTGCTGATCGGGCTGCCCGCCGGGGTGTGGGTCGCGCGGGCCCGGCAGCGGCGCCTGATGCGGCGGGCCAACTTCGCCCGCGCCGCGCTGATGTGCACGATTCCCCTGGCCTGGTGGTGCGGCGTGCTGTCCGTCTCCCAACTGGTCGTCGTGGCCCTGCTGTGCGGTGTCTGCGCGGTGCTGTTCGATGTCGCCTACCAGTCGCACCTGCCGGTCCTGGTCGACCGCGACCGGCTCCTCGAAGGCAACGCCAAGCTCCAGTCCAGCCAGTCCCTCGCCCAGATCACCGGCCCCGGCATCGGCGGGACGCTCGTCCAACTGGCCGGTCCCGCGCTCCCGGTGGCCGGGTCCGCGCTCGGACAACTGGTGGCCGCCCTGCTGCTGGGCCGGGTGCGCGAACCGGACCCGGCGGCACCCGCCCCCGCCGGGGGCCCGCCGCTCCTCGCGGAGATCCGTGAGGGCCTGCGCTTCACCGCCCGCGTCCGCACGCTGCGGGCCATCACCGCGTGCACCGCCACCACCAACCTGTTCAGCGGCGTCCTGGGCGCCGTCCAGGTGTTCTTCCTGACCCACACCCTCGGGCTCTCCGACGCCGCCGTCGGCGCGACGCTGAGCGTGGTGGGTGTCGGCGGCGTCCTCGGAGCGCTGACCGCGCACCGCGTCGTCCTGCGCGTCGGCCAGGCACGGGCCGTGTGGCTCATCCCGCTGACCACGTTCCCCTGGCTGCTCCTCGTCCCCCTGGCCGGCCCGCACCTGATGCTCGCACCGGCCCTGGCCGGGCTCTTCGTCACCGGGTACGGCTATGTCGTCTACAACGTCGCCCAGGTCAGCTACCGCCAGGCCGCCTGCCGCGAGGACATGCTGGCCCGGGTCAACGCCACCGTCCGTTTCATGGGCTTCGGCGCCCTGACGGCCGGTGCGCTGGCGGGTGGCGCACTCGGCGGACTTCTCGGCATCCGCGCCACCCTGTGGATCGCCGCCGTGGGCACCTGTCTCTCCGCCGTGTGGGTGCTGTGCTCGCCGCTGCGCGGGATGCGGGACTTCACACCGCCCGACGCGACACCGGATGACGCGACACCACCCGACGCGACACCGGATGACACGGTTCCGGACCCCGGGCGCAGGTGA
- a CDS encoding DUF3291 domain-containing protein, with protein MPTLPWATPNPAPPHTGAYVMASRFTLRSRRDVPRFFLKSLQAWRQVRSAPGAFGASLVARPLAGVFLTLSAWENRDALYVFAGTEPHRSIMDAVRPTMRAGTFTFWEVSTDDLPLTWDDARRRLDAQAAADAAADAAAEGPATASDG; from the coding sequence ATGCCGACGCTTCCCTGGGCGACACCGAACCCGGCTCCACCACACACCGGGGCGTACGTCATGGCGTCCCGTTTCACTCTGAGGTCCCGGCGGGACGTGCCTCGGTTCTTCCTGAAGTCCCTGCAGGCATGGCGGCAGGTGCGGTCCGCGCCGGGCGCGTTCGGCGCCTCCCTCGTCGCCCGGCCCCTGGCCGGTGTCTTCCTGACCCTGTCCGCGTGGGAGAACCGCGACGCCCTGTACGTCTTCGCGGGGACCGAGCCCCATCGGAGCATCATGGACGCCGTACGGCCCACCATGCGCGCGGGGACCTTCACCTTCTGGGAAGTCTCCACCGACGATCTTCCGCTCACCTGGGACGACGCCCGGCGGCGTCTCGACGCGCAGGCCGCCGCCGACGCCGCCGCCGACGCCGCCGCCGAGGGGCCGGCCACCGCGTCGGACGGCTGA
- a CDS encoding FAD-dependent oxidoreductase, whose protein sequence is MGLENVLRVAVVGSGVLGAAVADELVRRGLSVVVCTAEESRPPVTDAAFGWLNSHGSAAEPPSGARDQDELARSLGVLRTVTATPPLRGLIAWNGAVSWASTAAATARFAEQSGPGVATVGAEALRRILPGLRVPPPVVAHASDEGMVEPDDLRRAFLARARAGGATVVAARVDRVRARRAGGYELWGTGAALVVDRVVLACGTGLPALAEQFGEHIDVPGVPAARFTFTAPELRLDRVVSTPSFEIRPSARHGFVGAEDVVPGEPESATRARVRTSLSAVTEAFGLPREPVLEGMTIGMRPIPAGDGVLCAPLASAPGVVALAAHPGVTLAAALAQRAAEQLGESAGSE, encoded by the coding sequence ATGGGCCTGGAGAACGTGCTGCGCGTCGCCGTGGTCGGCTCGGGCGTGCTGGGGGCGGCGGTGGCGGACGAGCTCGTGCGCCGCGGCCTGTCCGTCGTCGTCTGCACGGCGGAGGAGTCGCGGCCGCCGGTGACGGATGCGGCGTTCGGCTGGCTCAACTCGCACGGGTCGGCGGCGGAGCCGCCGTCGGGCGCGCGCGATCAGGACGAGCTCGCCCGGTCGCTCGGCGTGCTGCGCACCGTCACGGCGACGCCGCCGTTGCGCGGCCTCATCGCTTGGAACGGCGCCGTGAGCTGGGCGTCGACCGCGGCCGCGACGGCTCGGTTCGCCGAGCAGTCGGGGCCCGGCGTCGCGACCGTCGGGGCGGAGGCCCTGCGGCGGATCCTCCCCGGCCTGCGGGTGCCGCCGCCGGTCGTCGCCCATGCGAGCGACGAGGGCATGGTCGAGCCGGACGACCTGCGCCGCGCGTTCCTCGCCCGCGCGCGGGCCGGCGGGGCCACCGTCGTCGCCGCCCGGGTGGATCGCGTCCGGGCACGGCGGGCCGGCGGCTACGAGCTGTGGGGCACCGGAGCGGCGCTGGTCGTCGATCGGGTCGTACTCGCCTGCGGGACGGGCCTGCCCGCCCTCGCGGAGCAGTTCGGCGAGCACATCGACGTGCCCGGCGTCCCGGCCGCGCGCTTCACCTTCACCGCGCCGGAACTGCGCCTGGACCGGGTGGTGTCCACGCCGTCCTTCGAGATCCGGCCGTCCGCCCGGCACGGCTTCGTCGGCGCCGAGGACGTGGTCCCGGGAGAGCCGGAGTCGGCGACGCGGGCGCGGGTGCGTACGTCCCTGAGTGCCGTGACGGAGGCGTTCGGGCTGCCGCGGGAACCGGTGCTGGAGGGCATGACCATCGGCATGCGCCCGATCCCGGCGGGCGACGGCGTGCTCTGCGCCCCGCTGGCGAGCGCTCCGGGGGTCGTCGCACTGGCCGCGCACCCCGGGGTGACGCTCGCGGCCGCACTGGCGCAGCGTGCGGCGGAACAGCTCGGGGAGTCCGCCGGCTCGGAGTAG
- a CDS encoding IPT/TIG domain-containing protein — protein MATDPDQATVPQVTMTLSAIAATAATPRPSGETPAEQSTRIILGINQQLADTSLATRGTWVLSWLGMSPDNANLAYLARNTDGSNSFAVVIRGTVGNVTDLMEDLDVGTMVPLNLVGMPSPVSVSKGAMKAFTQVVTMSTSGVTLAQALGAALGRAQPDPTVYVTGHSLGGCIATMVAPYLQTLTWPQGTPNFELHTFAAPTAGGADFAAYVDSLKWQANERHFNINDMVPQAWNNLGATKQWYLGPGPAANDDVKAVISALIALPGPHVYVQPGQDDALNDSYDPVDPNVVKPSLQDFMGQVAFQHANSTYLGLLGAPDVQSGPVVTVVTPVGTAGAPVEIVGSGFSEGVMVDFGTVPISRKYVLRDDVIIVWAPEGVGVVDVRATDNLGTSPAVPRGQFAYGGPAAVVVTGISPDSGRVGDQVQVNGVNFASDSQVYFGDKLADLVDYAPEQLLVRAPTATIAVGKSPTVGITVLSNGYSSPATPVDEFTYLEWHQG, from the coding sequence ATGGCGACCGACCCGGACCAGGCGACCGTCCCGCAGGTGACCATGACGCTCTCCGCGATCGCGGCGACCGCCGCCACCCCGCGCCCCTCGGGGGAGACCCCCGCGGAACAGAGCACCCGGATCATCCTCGGCATCAACCAGCAACTGGCCGACACCTCGCTCGCGACCCGGGGCACCTGGGTCCTCTCCTGGCTCGGGATGAGCCCGGACAACGCCAACCTGGCCTACCTCGCGAGGAACACCGACGGCTCCAACTCGTTCGCCGTGGTGATCCGCGGCACCGTCGGCAACGTGACCGATCTGATGGAGGACCTCGACGTCGGCACGATGGTTCCGCTGAACCTCGTCGGGATGCCGTCCCCGGTCTCGGTCTCCAAAGGGGCGATGAAGGCGTTCACCCAGGTCGTCACCATGAGCACCTCGGGTGTCACCCTGGCACAGGCACTCGGCGCCGCCCTGGGCCGGGCGCAGCCGGACCCGACGGTCTACGTGACCGGCCACAGCCTGGGCGGCTGCATCGCGACCATGGTCGCCCCGTACCTCCAGACGCTCACCTGGCCCCAGGGAACGCCGAACTTCGAGCTGCACACCTTCGCCGCCCCCACCGCCGGCGGAGCGGACTTCGCCGCCTACGTCGACTCCTTGAAGTGGCAGGCGAACGAGCGTCACTTCAACATCAACGACATGGTGCCGCAGGCCTGGAACAACCTTGGAGCGACCAAGCAGTGGTACCTCGGTCCCGGCCCGGCGGCGAACGACGACGTCAAAGCCGTCATCTCGGCGCTCATCGCCCTTCCCGGTCCCCATGTGTACGTGCAGCCGGGCCAGGACGACGCGCTGAACGACAGCTACGACCCCGTCGACCCGAACGTGGTGAAGCCCTCGCTCCAGGACTTCATGGGCCAGGTCGCCTTCCAGCACGCCAACTCCACCTATCTGGGGCTCCTCGGCGCGCCTGACGTGCAGTCGGGTCCGGTGGTGACCGTCGTGACCCCCGTCGGCACGGCCGGCGCCCCGGTCGAGATCGTCGGCAGCGGGTTCAGCGAGGGGGTGATGGTCGACTTCGGTACGGTGCCGATCTCCAGGAAGTACGTCCTCCGCGACGACGTGATCATCGTCTGGGCACCCGAGGGCGTCGGCGTGGTCGACGTCCGGGCCACCGACAACCTGGGCACCTCCCCGGCGGTTCCGCGCGGCCAGTTCGCCTACGGCGGCCCCGCCGCCGTGGTGGTCACCGGCATCAGCCCGGACAGCGGCCGGGTCGGCGACCAAGTCCAGGTCAACGGGGTCAACTTCGCCTCGGACTCCCAGGTCTACTTCGGTGACAAACTCGCCGATCTCGTCGACTACGCCCCCGAGCAACTGCTCGTCAGGGCGCCCACCGCGACCATCGCCGTCGGCAAGTCCCCGACCGTCGGCATCACCGTCCTCTCGAACGGCTACTCGTCCCCCGCGACCCCGGTGGACGAGTTCACGTACCTGGAATGGCACCAGGGCTGA
- a CDS encoding GNAT family N-acetyltransferase: MNPESATASARVPVPHVRRRGPLDLDECVHALAEVHERDAYPLNWPDSPGDWLTQPSLLAAWVAELDGRVVGHIGLSRSEPGDAAPALWSSRKGVDIEGTAVVSRLFVAPAARGHGIGALLMAEAVREAHARDLHPVLDVVASDTAAAALYERLGWELLATVEQRWSPDQKVSVRCYAAAG, encoded by the coding sequence ATGAATCCCGAGAGTGCCACCGCATCCGCCCGAGTCCCGGTCCCTCATGTCCGGCGTCGCGGCCCGCTCGACCTCGACGAGTGTGTCCATGCCCTCGCCGAGGTTCATGAGCGCGACGCGTATCCGTTGAACTGGCCGGACAGCCCCGGCGATTGGCTGACGCAGCCGTCATTGCTCGCGGCCTGGGTAGCGGAACTGGACGGGAGGGTCGTCGGTCACATAGGCCTGTCCCGCAGCGAGCCAGGGGATGCGGCGCCTGCCTTGTGGAGCAGTCGCAAGGGCGTGGACATCGAGGGCACCGCGGTGGTCAGCCGGCTGTTCGTCGCCCCGGCGGCACGAGGTCACGGGATCGGGGCCCTGCTGATGGCGGAGGCGGTCCGGGAGGCCCACGCCCGCGATCTGCACCCGGTCCTCGACGTCGTGGCATCCGACACCGCGGCCGCCGCTCTGTACGAACGTCTGGGCTGGGAACTGCTCGCCACCGTCGAGCAGCGGTGGAGCCCGGACCAGAAGGTCTCCGTACGCTGCTATGCGGCGGCCGGCTGA
- a CDS encoding ABC transporter permease, which translates to MTPPLRRTRLRPTDMLRLGMIGPRTRKMRSALSALGISLGIAAVIAVTGISASNQAHLLERLDRLGSNLITVAPGNGADQKPVPLPPTAEKMLANIAPVQQVTATGATKAQVYRNDLVPPQQTNSLTVLAARLNLLDVLHATLRNGRWLDKASENLPMTVLGDQAALRLGVTAPGERVWLGGQWFVVTGILAPNELAPELGTAALVGWPEATAHLGADGTAAMVYLRAHPERVPDVQTVAGATADPANPSTVAVSRPSDLYTARAETKNSLTGLVLALAAVALLVGGVGIANTMVVGVMERRGEVGLRRALGARGGQIAVQFLIEAVLMGLIGGIGGLFVGGLAVYGYALAQGWPASIPLYTVIAGPLVSVLVAAVAGIYPALRAARVSPTDALRSA; encoded by the coding sequence ATGACGCCACCCCTGCGACGCACCCGGCTACGCCCGACGGACATGCTGCGCCTCGGCATGATCGGACCACGCACCCGCAAGATGCGCTCCGCCCTGTCCGCGCTCGGCATCTCCCTGGGCATCGCCGCCGTCATCGCCGTGACCGGGATCTCCGCCTCCAACCAGGCACACCTGCTGGAGCGCCTGGACCGGCTCGGCTCCAACCTGATCACCGTCGCCCCCGGCAACGGCGCCGACCAGAAGCCGGTGCCGCTGCCGCCCACGGCCGAGAAGATGCTCGCCAACATCGCCCCCGTGCAACAGGTCACCGCGACCGGGGCAACCAAGGCCCAGGTCTACCGCAACGACCTGGTCCCACCACAGCAGACCAACAGCCTCACCGTGCTGGCCGCCCGGCTCAACCTGCTCGACGTCCTGCACGCCACCCTGCGGAACGGGCGCTGGCTGGACAAGGCGAGCGAGAACCTCCCGATGACCGTGCTCGGCGACCAGGCCGCACTCCGGCTCGGCGTGACCGCACCGGGCGAGCGGGTCTGGCTGGGCGGACAGTGGTTCGTCGTCACCGGAATCCTGGCCCCGAACGAGCTCGCACCCGAGCTCGGCACCGCCGCCCTGGTCGGCTGGCCCGAGGCCACCGCCCACCTGGGCGCGGACGGAACCGCCGCCATGGTCTACCTCAGGGCCCACCCCGAACGCGTCCCTGACGTACAGACCGTTGCCGGAGCCACCGCCGACCCCGCCAACCCGAGCACGGTCGCCGTCAGCCGCCCTTCCGACCTGTACACGGCACGGGCCGAGACCAAGAACTCCCTCACCGGACTCGTCCTCGCCCTCGCCGCGGTCGCCCTGCTCGTGGGCGGCGTCGGCATCGCCAACACCATGGTCGTGGGAGTGATGGAACGCCGCGGCGAGGTCGGACTGCGCCGCGCGCTGGGCGCCCGAGGCGGCCAGATCGCCGTTCAGTTCCTCATCGAGGCCGTACTGATGGGCCTCATCGGAGGAATCGGCGGGCTGTTCGTCGGTGGCCTCGCGGTCTACGGCTACGCCCTCGCACAGGGCTGGCCCGCCTCCATCCCGCTCTACACGGTCATCGCCGGACCGCTGGTATCCGTACTGGTGGCGGCCGTCGCCGGAATCTACCCGGCACTGCGCGCAGCCAGGGTGTCCCCGACAGACGCCCTGCGTTCGGCCTGA
- a CDS encoding ABC transporter ATP-binding protein, with amino-acid sequence MPHQPPGRAPVLELSGITKEYPGSPPLRILHDIDLTVEAGELLAVVGPSGSGKSTLLALLGSLDRPTAGNLYFEGRDLSTLSDPELAALRAHRIGFVFQQFFLLSGLTTIENVATGLLYSGVPASLRHARASEALREVGLGHRLHHHPDQLSGGEKQRVAIARALVGRPALLLADEPTGALDSVSGAAVVELLRTLNANGTTVAVITHDRELAASFPRRISLHDGRIDSDERGPHPAGAVR; translated from the coding sequence ATGCCCCATCAGCCACCCGGCAGGGCACCCGTGCTGGAACTCTCCGGCATCACCAAGGAGTACCCGGGGTCACCGCCACTGCGCATCCTGCACGACATCGACCTCACCGTCGAAGCCGGAGAACTCCTCGCCGTCGTCGGCCCCTCCGGGTCCGGCAAATCCACGCTCCTCGCGCTGCTCGGCTCCCTCGACCGGCCCACTGCAGGAAATCTGTACTTCGAAGGACGCGACCTGTCCACGCTCTCCGACCCCGAACTGGCCGCCCTGCGCGCCCACCGGATCGGCTTCGTCTTCCAGCAGTTCTTCCTGCTGTCCGGGCTCACCACGATCGAGAACGTCGCCACCGGCCTCCTCTACAGCGGCGTCCCCGCCTCGCTCCGGCACGCCAGAGCCTCCGAAGCCCTCCGCGAGGTGGGCCTCGGACACCGGCTCCACCACCACCCCGACCAGCTCTCCGGCGGCGAGAAGCAGCGCGTCGCCATCGCCCGCGCCCTCGTCGGCCGCCCCGCACTGCTGCTCGCCGACGAACCCACCGGGGCCCTGGACAGCGTCTCCGGCGCCGCCGTCGTCGAGCTGCTGCGCACCCTGAACGCCAATGGCACCACGGTCGCCGTCATCACCCACGACCGCGAGCTGGCCGCTTCCTTCCCCCGGCGAATCTCCCTCCACGACGGCCGCATCGACTCCGACGAACGCGGCCCGCACCCCGCAGGAGCTGTCCGATGA